From Halobacillus sp. Marseille-Q1614, the proteins below share one genomic window:
- a CDS encoding sodium:calcium antiporter, translated as MSVWLIFMLFILSGIGAFFAASRLAYFGDAVKEKTTATSAFMGMLIGVAISLPELTSSVTSIIIDAPDLAVGNLVGSNLFNILALAIFDLVYRKHQIMTHATVESKLYGWLVILLTFIVLLGLILPVPAHLFNVGYTSIGVILIYAIATKWINERTEYKGRKIKRKPKRYKEHSFRQSIWQFILAAAAIMVMGSILTITAEEIATITGLGASFVGSFLVAISTSLPDAVSVGTALKMRNYNLAISSLLGSNAFNLIILAFTDIFYIRGRLLEQAGPSNLITGGVSIGFILLIIYSISRRRAQPAWSYMLPSSLIVVSYFVTTYFVFAMR; from the coding sequence ATGAGTGTATGGTTAATATTTATGTTATTTATACTTTCTGGGATTGGAGCTTTCTTTGCAGCTTCACGTCTGGCGTATTTTGGAGATGCTGTAAAAGAAAAAACTACAGCAACTTCCGCATTTATGGGAATGCTGATTGGTGTGGCCATTTCCCTTCCAGAATTAACGTCAAGTGTGACATCCATTATTATCGACGCGCCCGACTTGGCTGTAGGGAATTTAGTAGGAAGTAACTTATTTAATATACTGGCTTTAGCTATATTTGATCTGGTTTATCGAAAGCATCAGATTATGACTCATGCGACGGTAGAGAGTAAGCTGTATGGCTGGCTTGTTATCCTTCTCACATTCATAGTGTTGTTGGGGCTTATACTCCCTGTTCCCGCACACCTGTTCAATGTTGGCTACACGTCGATTGGGGTTATTTTAATTTACGCAATCGCCACGAAATGGATTAATGAACGCACAGAATACAAAGGCAGAAAAATTAAAAGGAAGCCAAAAAGATACAAAGAACATTCTTTTAGGCAGTCAATCTGGCAATTTATTTTAGCGGCAGCTGCTATTATGGTTATGGGCAGTATTTTAACGATTACTGCTGAAGAAATTGCTACGATTACTGGGTTAGGTGCCTCGTTTGTCGGTTCGTTTTTAGTGGCGATTAGCACATCCTTACCTGATGCCGTCAGTGTGGGAACGGCTCTTAAAATGAGAAATTATAATTTAGCCATTAGTTCATTGCTGGGAAGTAACGCCTTTAACTTAATAATTTTAGCGTTCACCGATATCTTTTACATTAGAGGGCGGCTTTTGGAACAAGCAGGACCTTCTAACTTGATAACCGGTGGTGTTTCGATCGGTTTTATACTGCTGATCATCTATAGCATCAGCCGCCGGCGTGCTCAGCCTGCCTGGAGCTATATGCTTCCTTCCTCACTTATTGTAGTTTCCTACTTTGTCACGACGTATTTCGTTTTTGCGATGAGATAG
- a CDS encoding NAD(P)/FAD-dependent oxidoreductase has protein sequence MKKKAIIIGGGLGGMSTAIRLSGDGYDVKLLEKNSNLGGKLNRREGKGFTFDTGPSILTMPWVLEQLFESVHRRLEDYIKVERVEPQWRTFYEDGTQLDVTSDLPTMLDEMAKVTDRPNRSLTDFLSYSQDMYELCMKSFYKYSISDLKDLKKHHSLSELLKMDPLSTVAKATHKQFNNKYLEQLFNFFVMYVGSNPYSAPAILNQLVYVQLGLGIHYVKGGMYQIAEGMKMLMEELRVDIHLNTPVEQLVVEGEKVTGVQTEDGNIHTADVVVSNLEAIPAYRQLAPKSSKVKKERKALEKEFKPTVSGLVLLLGVNKRFENLKHHNFFFSEDPEIEFKEIFDKGVPADDPTVYIGISSRTDGTQAPAGKDNLFVLTHVPPLKNGKRKSQDWDHYREVVLDKLERMGMEGLRDSIEFEHRFTPEDLESLYGPNGGSIYGIASDKKTNGGFKIPAKSQVYDNLYFAGGATHPGGGVPMVTLSGQLTADLIKEHMHMEVEV, from the coding sequence ATGAAAAAGAAGGCAATTATAATTGGCGGGGGATTAGGCGGAATGTCCACAGCCATCCGTTTAAGCGGGGATGGTTATGATGTGAAGCTTCTAGAGAAGAATAGTAATTTAGGCGGGAAGCTGAACCGAAGGGAAGGAAAAGGGTTTACATTTGATACCGGTCCTTCTATCTTAACGATGCCGTGGGTATTAGAACAGCTGTTTGAAAGTGTCCATCGTCGTCTGGAGGACTACATAAAGGTTGAGAGGGTAGAACCACAGTGGCGTACCTTTTATGAAGACGGGACTCAGCTTGATGTGACGAGTGACCTGCCGACAATGCTTGATGAAATGGCAAAAGTCACGGACCGTCCGAATCGCAGCTTGACTGATTTTCTGTCCTATTCGCAGGATATGTATGAGCTGTGTATGAAGAGTTTCTATAAATACAGCATTTCCGATCTGAAAGATTTAAAGAAACACCACTCGCTGAGTGAACTTTTGAAAATGGATCCTTTGAGTACAGTTGCTAAAGCGACTCATAAGCAATTTAATAATAAGTATTTAGAGCAGCTGTTTAACTTCTTTGTCATGTATGTAGGATCGAATCCTTATTCGGCACCTGCCATTCTCAATCAGCTTGTTTATGTGCAGCTCGGCCTTGGCATTCATTATGTGAAAGGCGGGATGTACCAAATTGCTGAAGGAATGAAGATGCTCATGGAGGAATTAAGAGTGGACATCCACTTGAACACACCTGTTGAGCAGCTGGTTGTAGAAGGAGAAAAAGTGACAGGAGTGCAGACGGAAGATGGAAATATCCACACGGCTGATGTCGTTGTATCCAATTTGGAAGCCATCCCGGCCTATCGTCAATTAGCACCAAAATCTTCTAAAGTTAAAAAAGAAAGAAAAGCCCTGGAGAAAGAATTTAAACCTACCGTATCCGGGCTTGTCCTGTTACTCGGTGTAAATAAGAGGTTTGAGAATCTTAAGCACCATAATTTCTTTTTCTCAGAAGACCCTGAAATAGAGTTCAAAGAAATTTTTGATAAGGGTGTGCCGGCAGATGATCCGACTGTCTATATTGGTATTTCATCACGCACGGACGGCACACAGGCACCGGCAGGCAAAGACAACTTGTTTGTTCTGACCCACGTGCCGCCATTGAAAAATGGTAAGCGTAAATCCCAGGATTGGGATCATTACCGCGAAGTTGTGCTTGATAAGCTTGAACGAATGGGAATGGAAGGTCTGAGGGATTCCATCGAATTCGAGCACCGCTTTACACCGGAAGATTTAGAGAGTCTCTATGGACCAAATGGCGGTTCTATTTATGGAATTGCATCGGATAAGAAAACAAATGGCGGATTTAAGATTCCTGCTAAGAGCCAGGTCTATGATAATTTGTATTTCGCAGGCGGAGCGACTCATCCCGGAGGCGGTGTCCCAATGGTGACACTTTCAGGGCAGCTTACCGCAGATCTGATTAAAGAACATATGCATATGGAAGTAGAAGTATAA
- the acsA gene encoding acetate--CoA ligase produces MTEKVLPPRKGSYNVGIEWMEGEPFSWERVHPMFTWFETGKVNMAHECVDRHVEDGKGEKTALHYFSEELEITFTYRELQTEVNRWSNVLRTKGVKKGDFVFIFLPKHPYCHIAMLAAIKIGAVVGPLFEAFMEEAVKDRINDCEGKYLITNSDFLDRVKREEIPSLKTVFTTDFDTVGSDISITKEAEEVSDHAETEWVDLEDGLNIHYTSGSTGKPKGIIHAHRNMIQQYQTGRWVLDLKEDDVYWCTAHPGWITGTVYGVFAPLLNGVTTIIHSSRFSADNWYQILQDAKVTVWYSAPTAFRMLMAKGDKALRRYDLSSLRHILSVGEPLNPEVIYWGERNLNLRIHDTWWMTETGAQLIANLPTRTIKPGSMGRPIPGIEVSVLDEEGEELLAYETGHLAIKSSWPSLMKEVWKNKEKFQSYFPHGEEWYISGDLAYLDEDGYVFFQGRSDDMINSSGERIGPFEVESKLIEHKAVKEAGVVGKPDPIRGEIVKAFIALNSGFEESSELLEDIRLFVRKGLAAHAAPKEIEVIDKLPKTQISGKVLRRELKRRDIDQAG; encoded by the coding sequence ATGACGGAAAAAGTTCTGCCGCCAAGAAAAGGAAGTTATAATGTCGGAATAGAATGGATGGAAGGCGAACCCTTCAGCTGGGAGCGCGTCCATCCGATGTTTACCTGGTTTGAAACAGGCAAAGTAAACATGGCGCATGAATGCGTGGACCGGCATGTGGAAGATGGAAAAGGTGAAAAAACGGCGCTTCACTATTTTTCTGAGGAGCTGGAAATTACTTTCACTTATCGTGAACTGCAGACAGAGGTGAATCGCTGGAGCAACGTGCTTCGTACCAAGGGCGTGAAAAAGGGCGATTTCGTATTTATTTTCCTTCCGAAGCATCCTTATTGTCATATTGCCATGCTGGCAGCCATTAAAATCGGTGCTGTTGTCGGTCCATTGTTCGAAGCTTTTATGGAAGAAGCCGTAAAAGACAGAATTAATGATTGTGAAGGAAAATATCTAATCACAAATTCTGATTTCCTGGATCGTGTGAAACGCGAGGAAATACCAAGTTTAAAAACTGTCTTTACGACTGATTTCGATACTGTCGGTTCAGATATTTCCATAACGAAAGAAGCGGAGGAAGTATCAGATCATGCCGAGACAGAATGGGTCGATCTTGAAGACGGTTTAAATATTCACTATACGAGCGGGTCGACAGGCAAACCGAAAGGCATTATCCACGCTCATCGAAATATGATCCAGCAGTACCAAACCGGCCGCTGGGTGCTCGATTTAAAGGAAGACGATGTTTATTGGTGTACCGCTCATCCCGGTTGGATAACGGGGACGGTTTATGGAGTATTTGCCCCGCTTTTAAACGGCGTAACGACGATCATTCACAGCAGCCGATTTTCCGCGGATAACTGGTATCAAATTCTTCAGGATGCCAAAGTCACGGTTTGGTACAGTGCTCCTACTGCTTTTCGTATGCTGATGGCAAAAGGGGATAAGGCTTTAAGAAGGTATGATCTGTCTTCACTTCGTCACATTTTAAGCGTCGGGGAACCGCTTAACCCTGAAGTGATTTACTGGGGAGAGCGCAACCTGAACTTAAGAATCCACGATACGTGGTGGATGACAGAAACAGGGGCCCAGCTGATCGCCAATCTGCCGACGAGAACAATTAAGCCGGGTTCGATGGGGCGCCCGATTCCTGGTATCGAAGTTTCTGTTTTAGATGAAGAAGGAGAAGAGTTGCTCGCTTATGAAACAGGCCACTTGGCGATTAAATCATCCTGGCCTTCTTTAATGAAGGAAGTATGGAAAAATAAAGAGAAGTTTCAGTCTTATTTTCCCCACGGAGAGGAATGGTACATTTCCGGAGACCTCGCCTATTTAGATGAAGACGGGTACGTATTTTTCCAGGGGCGCAGCGACGATATGATCAACTCCTCAGGAGAACGCATCGGCCCGTTTGAAGTAGAAAGCAAACTGATCGAGCACAAAGCTGTTAAAGAAGCAGGAGTCGTCGGCAAGCCTGACCCGATTCGAGGAGAAATTGTCAAAGCGTTTATCGCCTTAAATTCAGGTTTTGAAGAGAGCTCCGAGCTGCTAGAAGACATCCGGCTGTTTGTGAGAAAAGGACTGGCTGCTCATGCTGCACCAAAAGAAATTGAAGTAATTGATAAACTGCCCAAAACCCAGATTAGCGGAAAAGTGCTGAGAAGAGAATTGAAGAGAAGAGATATAGACCAAGCAGGCTGA